The following are encoded in a window of bacterium SCSIO 12643 genomic DNA:
- a CDS encoding DUF3857 domain-containing protein — protein sequence MRKHICSTLAIFFVSIAVFAQPEVDLKKYQAKYPGVQMVVLQDIEELHIENQKGELVIYETYYTKRQYLTKDAGLFRERQLSFSSFSNYQDLEASTFVPNGTKYKKIKTKEFTESDDLESGVFHDDSKIIKFAYQGLQMGAQSELSYRRNITDPHFLGRGFLQGSFPVEHQIYRVIVDPGVEMGFTQYQIDRDFVSYQKREEKGKIIYEWIVKDAPVIKSEKWAPNPTYFTPQVLPRVKSYDSNGETKNVFRDVGDLFNWYETLIDTLNSDTDNPMIQSIVDSIIDGSTSDLDRVKRVFEWTQENIKYVAYEEGLGGFIPRSAKSVCTNRFGDCKDMSSTITHLLKYAGIQAHLTWIGTNAIPFTYDEVPTPSVDNHMIATYIDKDGNYYFMDATGRYMPFGLPSSFIQGKQALIRLEKGKFELHTVPVVDPETNLLTDSVFATIKDGVFTGNAISRFGGYYKQNLEYKLEDLTEDEKSKFLKSYLVKGNNKFLPENFVEKYPYPDNRPMEVSYDFTIGDYAMTNENETYVNLNLTNYFSGDKLKKDRETPFQFKYIALFNSVVVFTIPDGYTLDYVPEPIDIENDLIAFHSSYKVVGNQVIYTMTSNKKKLNYAVSDVQLWNKSVNIINKSQKNVVILKKTN from the coding sequence ATGAGAAAACATATTTGCTCTACCCTAGCGATCTTCTTTGTATCCATTGCTGTCTTTGCGCAGCCGGAGGTTGATTTAAAAAAATATCAGGCAAAATATCCTGGAGTTCAAATGGTCGTTCTTCAGGATATTGAAGAACTGCATATTGAAAATCAAAAAGGAGAATTGGTCATCTATGAAACCTATTATACCAAAAGACAATATCTCACTAAAGATGCTGGACTATTTAGAGAAAGACAATTGTCTTTCTCTAGTTTCAGTAACTATCAGGATTTAGAAGCTTCCACTTTTGTCCCAAATGGTACGAAGTACAAAAAAATCAAGACAAAAGAATTTACGGAATCTGATGACCTGGAATCCGGTGTATTTCATGATGACTCAAAGATTATCAAGTTTGCTTACCAGGGGCTTCAAATGGGTGCGCAATCTGAGCTTAGCTATAGACGTAACATCACAGATCCGCATTTTTTAGGTCGTGGTTTTCTACAAGGTTCTTTTCCGGTTGAACATCAGATTTATCGTGTAATTGTTGATCCTGGAGTTGAAATGGGTTTTACACAGTATCAAATAGATCGAGATTTTGTTTCTTATCAAAAACGTGAAGAAAAAGGAAAAATCATCTATGAGTGGATTGTCAAAGATGCTCCGGTGATCAAAAGTGAAAAATGGGCACCAAACCCTACATACTTTACGCCTCAGGTATTACCAAGAGTAAAATCTTATGACAGTAATGGTGAAACCAAAAATGTTTTTAGAGATGTAGGTGACTTATTCAATTGGTATGAAACTTTGATTGACACCTTAAACTCTGACACTGACAACCCAATGATTCAATCTATTGTAGATTCTATTATTGATGGCAGCACAAGTGATTTAGACCGTGTAAAACGTGTATTTGAATGGACTCAGGAAAACATCAAATACGTGGCATACGAAGAAGGTTTAGGCGGATTTATTCCGAGGTCAGCAAAATCTGTCTGTACCAATAGATTCGGAGACTGTAAGGACATGTCAAGTACCATCACGCATTTATTGAAATATGCAGGAATTCAGGCGCATTTGACCTGGATTGGAACCAATGCTATTCCATTTACATATGACGAAGTACCTACTCCATCGGTAGACAATCATATGATTGCCACCTACATTGATAAAGATGGAAATTACTACTTCATGGATGCAACCGGGCGTTATATGCCGTTTGGGCTACCAAGCAGTTTTATTCAGGGAAAACAGGCTTTAATTCGCTTAGAAAAAGGAAAATTCGAACTTCATACCGTTCCGGTGGTTGATCCTGAAACGAACTTATTAACCGATTCCGTTTTTGCAACCATTAAAGACGGTGTTTTCACCGGAAATGCAATAAGTAGGTTTGGAGGCTATTACAAGCAAAATTTAGAATACAAACTGGAAGATTTAACCGAAGACGAAAAATCAAAATTCTTAAAAAGCTATTTAGTGAAAGGAAATAATAAATTCCTTCCTGAGAATTTCGTAGAAAAATATCCATACCCGGATAACCGCCCAATGGAGGTTTCTTACGATTTTACCATTGGTGACTATGCGATGACCAATGAGAATGAAACTTATGTCAACTTAAATCTGACCAACTATTTTAGTGGAGACAAGCTTAAAAAAGATCGGGAAACACCATTCCAGTTCAAATACATCGCTTTGTTCAATAGTGTTGTGGTATTCACGATTCCTGATGGATATACATTGGATTATGTTCCTGAGCCTATTGACATTGAAAATGATTTGATCGCTTTCCATTCCAGCTATAAAGTGGTAGGAAATCAAGTGATCTACACCATGACCTCAAACAAAAAGAAATTAAACTACGCTGTTTCAGACGTACAACTTTGGAATAAAAGCGTTAATATCATCAATAAATCACAGAAAAATGTTGTTATCCTTAAAAAAACTAACTAG